One stretch of Daphnia pulicaria isolate SC F1-1A chromosome 6, SC_F0-13Bv2, whole genome shotgun sequence DNA includes these proteins:
- the LOC124342605 gene encoding ABC transporter G family member 20-like isoform X2, translating to MTKSVEGSVAFVSSPQLRNATDCSADSCFQGILVRNAIKTYGVRKNQFLVLNGIDMSVKKGTIYGLLGASGCGKTTLLSCLVGRRRLDSGDILVLGHEPGSPESGIPGPRVGYMPQELALFGHFSIKETLHYFGRIYNLKTDFVDSQLDFLSKLLDLPPSHRYVGTLSGGQQRRVSFAVALFHEPELLILDEPTVGVDPLLRHNIWNHLVRQSVDHGRTVIVTTHYIEEARQANTIGMMRSGRLLAEDSPENLLREYNLSSLEDVFLKLCMADCGNEDKTANRIPTQQQCTGGIDNVAFHPSSSELDISGTENPQQMELNLLHRKKHELPLSLSLADISQTSFPNFNGTGVNKRSNRIFTKSVLPSANRLSALIRKNGLQMFRNIGMLFFIFLIPAIQVILSCLSLGGDPSYLKLAIVNDELDLSQDRICNYTTTCTYSMFSCRYLRFIDNTTVIQVPFQSVSEALDAVKRGKVWGVVHFPQNFTDELVVRRADGKFADKETILASRIAITLDSSSQQISLSLKQSLIEAFEDFSKDILAACSYEPRALGIPVTFLDPIYGESKPSFVELIAPGILLSAIYFIAVSLTTAVFLSERKAGLFDRSIVAGVKMSEFMIAHFVNQLIVLIGQTVFVYIFALLVFKISFHGSLALAVLITLLQGLCGMSLGWMIASLCDELTSAIQLSLGSIYFNLFVSGVLWPTEGMPVYLRYFCFLMPQTYAIESLRNIFSRGWGIERPEVYGGILISFGWIFALLGLGLVIGRIRKLTG from the exons ATGACGAAAAGTGTCGAAGGATCAGTGGCATTCGTTTCGTCGCCTCAGCTGAGAAATGCAACGGACTGCAGTGCTGACTCTTGTTTCCAGGGAATTCTCGTACGTAATGCGATTAAGACTTATGGCGTTCGAAAGAATCAATTTTTAGTACTCAATGGAATCGACATGAGCGTGAAAAAAGGAACCAT ATACGGTTTACTCGGAGCTAGTGGATGTGGTAAGACAACATTGTTGAGTTGCCTCGTCGGACGTCGCCGACTGGATAGCGGAGACATTCTCGTCCTGGGACATGAGCCTGGATCACCAGAAAGCGGAATCCCCGGTCCAAGGGTCGGCTACATGCCGCAAGAACTGGCCTTGTTCGGCCACTTCAGCATCAAAGAAACACTCCACTATTTCGGTCGCATCTACAATTTGAAAACGGATTTTGTCGACTCGCAATTGGATTTTCTGTCGAAGTTGTTAGACCTTCCCCCGAGTCATCGTTACGTCGGGACGCTGAGTGGTGGCCAGCAAAGACGCGTCTCCTTTGCTGTCGCCCTTTTCCACGAACCGGAGCTGCTCATCTTGGACGAGCCAACGGTTGGCGTTGATCCTCTACTCCGGCACAA CATCTGGAATCATCTTGTCCGCCAGAGTGTCGACCATGGAAGAACAGTGATAGTCACCACTCACTACATCGAAGAAGCTCGACAAGCCAACACG ATTGGAATGATGCGATCCGGTCGCTTGCTGGCTGAAGACTCTCCGGAGAATCTTTTACGGGAGTACAACCTGTCATCATTGGAGGATGTTTTCTTGAAACTTTGTATGGCAGACTGTGGTAACGAAGACAAAACTGCCAACAGGATCCCAACACAGCAGCAGTGCACAGGAGGCATTGATAACGTGGCTTTCCATCCTAGTAGCAGTGAACTGGACATTTCTGGAACGGAAAATCCGCAACAAATGGAACTAAATCTTTTGCATCGCAAAAAGCACGAGCTTCCGTTGTCCCTCTCCCTGGCTGATATCAGTCAAACGAGTTTCCCTAATTTTAATGGAACGGGAGTCAACAAACGATCAAATCGAATCTTTACCAAGTCCGTCCTGCCGTCTGCAAATCGACTGAGTGCACTCATTCGAAAGAATGGCTTGCAAATGTTTCGAAATATCGG AATGCTGTTTTTTATCTTCCTCATCCCAGCTATTCAAGTAATCCTCTCGTGTCTGTCATTGGGGGGAGATCCTTCATATCTCAAATTGGCCATCGTTAACGACGAGCTGGATCTGAGTCAGGATCGCATATGCAACTACACGACGACCTGCACTTATTCCATGTTTAGTTGTCGCTATCTTCGTTTCATAGACAACACGACGGTCATCcag GTGCCATTTCAAAGTGTCTCGGAAGCTCTGGACGCTGTGAAACGAGGGAAAGTGTGGGGCGTGGTCCATTTTCCTCAGAATTTCACGGACGAGTTGGTGGTCCGACGGGCGGATGGGAAATTTGCGGACAAGGAAACGATCCTCGCCAGTCGCATTGCCATTACTCTTGATTCTTCCA GTCAGCAGATTTCATTGAGTCTGAAACAGAGTCTGATTGAGGCGTTTGAAGACTTCAGCAAAGACATTTTGGCGGCGTGTTCTTACGAACCAAGAGCCCTGGGAATTCCCGTCACG TTTTTGGATCCGATTTACGGTGAAAGTAAACCCTCTTTCGTGGAGTTAATTGCACCCGGAATCCTTCTCTC GGCGATTTATTTCATTGCCGTCTCCTTGACGACTGCTGTTTTTCTCAGCGAACGAAAGGCGGGGCTCTTTGATCGTAGCATAGTCGCCG GTGTCAAAATGTCTGAATTTATGATTGCTCACTTTGTCAACCAACTTATTGTGCTGATCGGTCAGACGGTTTTCGTCTACATATTCGCTCTCCTCGTCTTCAAGATTTCCTTCCACGGCAGTTTAGCCCTGGCCGTCCTCATCACTCTCCTTCAAGGGCTATGTGGCATGTCCTTGG GTTGGATGATTGCATCTCTGTGTGACGAGTTGACTAGCGCCATCCAATTGTCTCTGGGTAGCATTTATTTCAACCTCTTTGTAAGCGGAGTCCTGTGGCCCACAGAGGGGATGCCAGTCTACCTGCGCTACTTCTGTTTCCTGATGCCGCAAACGTACGCCATCGAATCGCTGAGAAACATTTTCAGTCGAGGGTGGGGCATTGAACGACCCGAGGTTTACGGGGGCATCTTGATCAGCTTCGGTTGGATTTTCGCACTTCTTGGTTTGGGTCTCGTGATTGGTCGCATTCGCAAATTAACAGGCTAG
- the LOC124342605 gene encoding ABC transporter G family member 20-like isoform X1: protein MTKDVEGSVVFVSSLRNATDCSNSDSSADSSVQGILVRNATKTYGVRKNKFAVLNGIDMSVKKGTIYGLLGASGCGKTTLLSCLVGRRRLDSGDILVLGHEPGSPESGIPGPRVGYMPQELALFGHFSIKETLHYFGRIYNLKTDFVDSQLDFLSKLLDLPPSHRYVGTLSGGQQRRVSFAVALFHEPELLILDEPTVGVDPLLRHNIWNHLVRQSVDHGRTVIVTTHYIEEARQANTIGMMRSGRLLAEDSPENLLREYNLSSLEDVFLKLCMADCGNEDKTANRIPTQQQCTGGIDNVAFHPSSSELDISGTENPQQMELNLLHRKKHELPLSLSLADISQTSFPNFNGTGVNKRSNRIFTKSVLPSANRLSALIRKNGLQMFRNIGMLFFIFLIPAIQVILSCLSLGGDPSYLKLAIVNDELDLSQDRICNYTTTCTYSMFSCRYLRFIDNTTVIQVPFQSVSEALDAVKRGKVWGVVHFPQNFTDELVVRRADGKFADKETILASRIAITLDSSSQQISLSLKQSLIEAFEDFSKDILAACSYEPRALGIPVTFLDPIYGESKPSFVELIAPGILLSAIYFIAVSLTTAVFLSERKAGLFDRSIVAGVKMSEFMIAHFVNQLIVLIGQTVFVYIFALLVFKISFHGSLALAVLITLLQGLCGMSLGWMIASLCDELTSAIQLSLGSIYFNLFVSGVLWPTEGMPVYLRYFCFLMPQTYAIESLRNIFSRGWGIERPEVYGGILISFGWIFALLGLGLVIGRIRKLTG from the exons ATGACCAAAGACGTCGAAGGGTCAGTGGTATTCGTTTCGTCGCTGAGAAATGCAACGGACTGCAGTAACAGTGATTCGAGTGCTGACTCTTCTGTTCAGGGAATTCTCGTACGTAATGCGACAAAAACTTATGGCGTTCGAAAGAACAAATTTGCAGTGCTCAACGGAATCGACATGAGCGTGAAAAAAGGAACCAT ATACGGTTTACTCGGAGCTAGTGGATGTGGTAAGACAACATTGTTGAGTTGCCTCGTCGGACGTCGCCGACTGGATAGCGGAGACATTCTCGTCCTGGGACATGAGCCTGGATCACCAGAAAGCGGAATCCCCGGTCCAAGGGTCGGCTACATGCCGCAAGAACTGGCCTTGTTCGGCCACTTCAGCATCAAAGAAACACTCCACTATTTCGGTCGCATCTACAATTTGAAAACGGATTTTGTCGACTCGCAATTGGATTTTCTGTCGAAGTTGTTAGACCTTCCCCCGAGTCATCGTTACGTCGGGACGCTGAGTGGTGGCCAGCAAAGACGCGTCTCCTTTGCTGTCGCCCTTTTCCACGAACCGGAGCTGCTCATCTTGGACGAGCCAACGGTTGGCGTTGATCCTCTACTCCGGCACAA CATCTGGAATCATCTTGTCCGCCAGAGTGTCGACCATGGAAGAACAGTGATAGTCACCACTCACTACATCGAAGAAGCTCGACAAGCCAACACG ATTGGAATGATGCGATCCGGTCGCTTGCTGGCTGAAGACTCTCCGGAGAATCTTTTACGGGAGTACAACCTGTCATCATTGGAGGATGTTTTCTTGAAACTTTGTATGGCAGACTGTGGTAACGAAGACAAAACTGCCAACAGGATCCCAACACAGCAGCAGTGCACAGGAGGCATTGATAACGTGGCTTTCCATCCTAGTAGCAGTGAACTGGACATTTCTGGAACGGAAAATCCGCAACAAATGGAACTAAATCTTTTGCATCGCAAAAAGCACGAGCTTCCGTTGTCCCTCTCCCTGGCTGATATCAGTCAAACGAGTTTCCCTAATTTTAATGGAACGGGAGTCAACAAACGATCAAATCGAATCTTTACCAAGTCCGTCCTGCCGTCTGCAAATCGACTGAGTGCACTCATTCGAAAGAATGGCTTGCAAATGTTTCGAAATATCGG AATGCTGTTTTTTATCTTCCTCATCCCAGCTATTCAAGTAATCCTCTCGTGTCTGTCATTGGGGGGAGATCCTTCATATCTCAAATTGGCCATCGTTAACGACGAGCTGGATCTGAGTCAGGATCGCATATGCAACTACACGACGACCTGCACTTATTCCATGTTTAGTTGTCGCTATCTTCGTTTCATAGACAACACGACGGTCATCcag GTGCCATTTCAAAGTGTCTCGGAAGCTCTGGACGCTGTGAAACGAGGGAAAGTGTGGGGCGTGGTCCATTTTCCTCAGAATTTCACGGACGAGTTGGTGGTCCGACGGGCGGATGGGAAATTTGCGGACAAGGAAACGATCCTCGCCAGTCGCATTGCCATTACTCTTGATTCTTCCA GTCAGCAGATTTCATTGAGTCTGAAACAGAGTCTGATTGAGGCGTTTGAAGACTTCAGCAAAGACATTTTGGCGGCGTGTTCTTACGAACCAAGAGCCCTGGGAATTCCCGTCACG TTTTTGGATCCGATTTACGGTGAAAGTAAACCCTCTTTCGTGGAGTTAATTGCACCCGGAATCCTTCTCTC GGCGATTTATTTCATTGCCGTCTCCTTGACGACTGCTGTTTTTCTCAGCGAACGAAAGGCGGGGCTCTTTGATCGTAGCATAGTCGCCG GTGTCAAAATGTCTGAATTTATGATTGCTCACTTTGTCAACCAACTTATTGTGCTGATCGGTCAGACGGTTTTCGTCTACATATTCGCTCTCCTCGTCTTCAAGATTTCCTTCCACGGCAGTTTAGCCCTGGCCGTCCTCATCACTCTCCTTCAAGGGCTATGTGGCATGTCCTTGG GTTGGATGATTGCATCTCTGTGTGACGAGTTGACTAGCGCCATCCAATTGTCTCTGGGTAGCATTTATTTCAACCTCTTTGTAAGCGGAGTCCTGTGGCCCACAGAGGGGATGCCAGTCTACCTGCGCTACTTCTGTTTCCTGATGCCGCAAACGTACGCCATCGAATCGCTGAGAAACATTTTCAGTCGAGGGTGGGGCATTGAACGACCCGAGGTTTACGGGGGCATCTTGATCAGCTTCGGTTGGATTTTCGCACTTCTTGGTTTGGGTCTCGTGATTGGTCGCATTCGCAAATTAACAGGCTAG
- the LOC124342602 gene encoding ABC transporter G family member 20-like, translating into MTNDAEGSVASLPSHQLGNATNISASDSGVLVSNATKIYGAGKKRCAVLKGLNMTVKNGTIYGLLGASGCGKTTLLSCLVGRRRLNSGDILVLGHEPGSPESGIPGPRVGYMPQELALFGHFSIKETLHYFGRIYNLKTDFVDSQLEFLSKLLDLPPSHRYVGTLSGGQQRRVSFAVALFHEPELLILDEPTVGVDPLLRHSIWNHLVRQSVDHGRTVIVTTHYIEEARQANTIGMMRSGRLLAEDSPENLLRDYNQTSLENVFLELCMKNHENKLTSIVTNSTSCNQVDYKTEQTQKSQGGVDNMVFDESALSNVTETEIAIDPQIHNNCDAVSSRPIEFCSSAPLFSPAICVTTEKSDRSDGSETSSGLQFTGSSNSTASGERQNRPFRVSLPSPHRLVALIRKNYLQTFRNIGIVLFIYLLAPFQATVFSLTLGHDPTGLKLAIVNDELDPSQGRICSSNTTDCTYSMLSCRYLRYIKDNIIQVPYDNVSEALEAGRNGQVWGVIHFGHNFTGEFEIRQEAGDSATLENIIRSRITVNMDSSNQIIYSSIEKWILEGFEDFYKDFMRSCGHEPEAGFIPLEFLDPIYGQNDTPFTEFMAPALIISLVYFMGVSLTAGVFINEKQQGLLDRNLVAGVQMTEVLMSHLVNHFTAMIGQTALVYLVVLLIFSIPCQGNLGLAVFITFLQSFVGMSFGLLIATVCDDEIGALILSQGSFLPLTVISGFGWPIEGMSFYLRYIAYSSPMTYAVESLRSVFNRGWGIEQTDVYVGILISIAWIFALLSLCLIVLHTRKNAS; encoded by the exons ATGACGAATGATGCGGAAGGGTCAGTGGCTTCCCTTCCATCACATCAACTCGGAAATGCAACCAACATCAGTGCCAGTGATTCGGGTGTCCTCGTCAGCAATGCGACAAAAATCTATGGCGCAGGAAAAAAACGCTGTGCAGTACTCAAAGGACTCAACATGACTGTGAAAAATGGAACCAT ATACGGTTTACTTGGAGCCAGCGGCTGTGGTAAGACGACCCTGTTGAGTTGCCTCGTCGGACGTCGCCGATTGAATAGCGGAGACATTCTCGTTCTGGGACATGAGCCTGGATCACCGGAAAGCGGAATCCCCGGTCCAAGGGTCGGCTACATGCCGCAAGAACTGGCCTTGTTCGGTCATTTCAGCATCAAAGAAACGCTTCACTATTTCGGCCGCATCTACAATTTGAAAACGGATTTTGTCGACTCTCAGTTGGAGTTTCTGTCAAAGTTATTAGACCTTCCTCCGAGTCATCGTTACGTCGGGACGCTCAGTGGTGGCCAACAAAGACGCGTCTCTTTTGCCGTCGCCCTTTTCCACGAACCGGAGCTGCTCATCTTGGACGAGCCGACGGTTGGCGTTGATCCTCTGCTTAGACACAG CATCTGGAATCATCTTGTCCGCCAGAGTGTTGATCATGGAAGAACAGTGATAGTCACCACCCACTATATCGAAGAAGCTCGACAGGCCAACACg ATTGGAATGATGCGCTCGGGTCGGCTGCTCGCGGAAGACTCGCCGGAGAATCTGCTAAGGGATTACAACCAAACTTCGCTGGAGAATGTATTTCTGGAACTTTGCATGAAGAATCACGAAAACAAACTCACTTCGATTGTTACCAACTCCACAAGTTGTAACCAGGTTGACTACAAAacagaacagacacaaaagtcgCAGGGAGGCGTTGACAACATGGTCTTTGACGAAAGCGCACTGTCAAACGTAACTGAAACAGAAATCGCCATCGACCCCCAAATTCACAATAATTGCGACGCTGTATCCTCTAGACCAATAGAATTTTGCAGC AGCGCACCGCTGTTCAGTCCTGCCATCTGTGTCACGACTGAAAAGTCTGACCGGTCAGACGGAAGCGAAACGAGCAGCGGACTCCAATTTACTGGCAGCTCCAACAGTACGGCTTCCGGCGAACGTCAAAATCGGCCCTTCCGGGTGTCCCTGCCGTCCCCGCATCGCCTCGTCGCGCTCATTCGAAAGAATTATTTGCAGACTTTTCGTAACATTGG GATCGTCCTATTCATCTACTTATTGGCCCCTTTTCAAGCAACTGTATTTAGTTTGACTCTCGGACATGACCCGACTGGCCTCAAGTTGGCCATTGTCAACGACGAACTGGATCCGAGCCAGGGCCGAATCTGCTCCAGCAACACAACGGACTGCACTTATTCCATGCTCAGCTGTCGCTACCTTCGCTACATCAAGGATAACATCATTCag GTCCCATACGACAATGTGTCAGAAGCTCTGGAAGCTGGTAGGAATGGCCAAGTTTGGGGTGTGATCCATTTCGGACATAATTTTACGGGGGAGTTTGAGATTCGACAAGAGGCTGGAGATTCGGCAACGTTAGAAAACATTATCCGCAGTCGAATTACAGTCAACATGGATTCGTCCA ATCAAATCATTTACTCTTCCATCGAAAAATGGATTTTGGAGGGCTTTGAAGATTTTTACAAGGATTTTATGCGGTCGTGCGGACATGAACCAGAGGCTGGTTTTATTCCTTTGGAG tttcttGATCCCATTTACGGCCAAAATGATACCCCGTTTACAGAATTCATGGCTCCTGCCTTAATAATTTC ACTTGTGTACTTCATGGGAGTCTCATTAACGGCCGGCGTCTTcattaatgaaaaacaacaaggTCTTCTTGACCGCAACTTGGTGGCAG gaGTGCAGATGACTGAAGTTCTGATGAGTCATTTAGTCAATCATTTTACCGCAATGATTGGCCAAACTGCATTGGTTTATTTGGTTGTATTATTAATCTTTAGCATACCGTGCCAGGGGAATTTGGGCCTAGCTGTATTCATTACTTTCCTTCAAAGTTTTGTCGGAATGAGCTTCG GTTTGCTGATCGCCACTGTATGTGATGATGAAATTGGCGCCCTTATACTTTCACAGGGAAGTTTTCTTCCATTGACAGTAATCAGCGGGTTTGGTTGGCCGATCGAAGGAATGTCGTTTTACCTTCGCTATATTGCCTACAGCTCTCCGATGACGTATGCCGTTGAATCTTTGAGAAGTGTTTTTAATCGAGGATGGGGTATTGAACAAACCGACGTCTATGTGGGAATCTTAATCAGCATCGCCTGGATTTTCGCCTTGTTAAGTTTATGCTTGATTGTTTTACACACACGCAAAAATGCCAGTTAA
- the LOC124342674 gene encoding putative fatty acyl-CoA reductase CG5065 isoform X2 produces the protein MDGNSRATGFMGKVLVEKILRSCPGVERLYLLMRPSKGQSVDCRLQEFIQNQIFTKVKEQQPNVMEKITAVTGDVTLPQLGLSPSDLQLLTENVSVVFHSAATVRFDEELKTALVMNVKGPMELLEICRKMKHLEALVHLSTAFNNLDREEIKEEVYYNPKVNPVKLIEFLDGLDDETLKIITPELVGGCPNTYVYTKGLAEQLLETKCGSVPLAIVRPSIVTAAESEPFPGWVDNMNGTTGTIVAVGKGICHVMKINKKQVSDIIPVDYPINLMIAVAWYLASHRPTGVPVYTCTTGHQNPLTWGMLKHWVMQSWLKFPTKEMMWYPSVHLTINDLSLKIRQTLFHYLPAYLLDLFMLATGKRPKWVRLYTKADKAFVPLEFFTSHQWRFISDNPIHLSKEMTTEDQEIFYFDVRKINWQNYFENYILGVRKLIFKDDPVTLPLARSNLKRLYVVRHILSLIISMFLIFIFKNIFLSFILIGPQTFSLFTELLSL, from the exons ATGGACGGAAATTCAA GAGCGACGGGATTCATGGGTAAGGTTCTGGTGGAGAAGATTTTGCGATCTTGTCCTGGCGTGGAGCGTCTCTACCTGTTGATGAGACCGTCAAAGGGTCAAAGTGTCGATTGCCGCCTTCAAGAATTCATCCAAAATCAG atatTCACTAAGGTTAAAGAACAGCAGCCAAACGTAATGGAGAAAATCACGGCCGTGACAGGTGACGTCACACTGCCTCAACTTGGTTTGTCGCCATCCGATTTGCAGCTGTTGACGGAAAATGTTTCTGTCGTCTTCCATTCTGCCGCCACAGTCAGATTTGACGAGGAACTCAAAACGGCTCTGGTTATGAACGTGAAAGGGCCGATGGAGTTGCTCGAAATTTGTCGCAAAATGAAACACCTTGAG GCATTGGTGCACCTGTCGACTGCCTTCAACAATCTTGACCGGGAAGAAATTAAGGAAGAGGTCTACTACAATCCGAAAGTGAATCCAgtgaaattaattgaatttctcGATGGTCTCGATGACGAAACACTTAAAATCATAACACCTGA ACTAGTGGGTGGGTGTCCCAACACGTATGTTTATACCAAAGGCTTGGCCGAGCAACTGCTGGAGACTAAATGTGGAAGCGTTCCGTTGGCGATCGTCCGGCCATCCATCGTGACTGCGGCTGAAAGTGAACCTTTTCCCGGTTGGGTCGACAACATGAACGGAACAacag GGACGATTGTTGCTGTCGGCAAAGGGATCTGTCATGTcatgaaaataaacaagaaacaagTCAGTGATATTATTCCAGTGGATTATCCGATTAACTTGATGATTGCTGTGGCTTGGTACTTAGCATCTCATAG ACCAACTGGCGTCCCCGTTTACACCTGCACCACTGGCCATCAAAACCCACTCACGTGGGGTATGCTAAAACATTGGGTCATGCAATCTTGGTTGAAATTTCCTACTAAAGAAATGATGTGGTATCCTAGCGTTCATCTAACAATTAACGATCTTTCGCTGAAAATCCGCCAGACTTTGTTTCACTATCTGCCAGCCTACTTGTTGGACTTGTTTATGCTAGCGACTGGAAAGCGCCCAAAATGG GTCCGGCTCTACACAAAAGCAGATAAAGCTTTTGTTCCTTTGGAATTTTTCACATCTCATCAGTGGCGATTTATTAGTGACAATCCAATTCACTTATCGAAGGAGATGACCACCGAAGACCAggaaatcttttattttgatgttCGTAAAATCAATTGGCAAAATTACTTCGAAAATTACATATTAGGTGTtaggaaattaatttttaaagatgatcCTGTCACTCTCCCATTGGCCAGAAGCAATCTCAAAAG
- the LOC124342674 gene encoding putative fatty acyl-CoA reductase CG5065 isoform X3, translating to MGKVLVEKILRSCPGVERLYLLMRPSKGQSVDCRLQEFIQNQIFTKVKEQQPNVMEKITAVTGDVTLPQLGLSPSDLQLLTENVSVVFHSAATVRFDEELKTALVMNVKGPMELLEICRKMKHLEALVHLSTAFNNLDREEIKEEVYYNPKVNPVKLIEFLDGLDDETLKIITPELVGGCPNTYVYTKGLAEQLLETKCGSVPLAIVRPSIVTAAESEPFPGWVDNMNGTTGTIVAVGKGICHVMKINKKQVSDIIPVDYPINLMIAVAWYLASHRPTGVPVYTCTTGHQNPLTWGMLKHWVMQSWLKFPTKEMMWYPSVHLTINDLSLKIRQTLFHYLPAYLLDLFMLATGKRPKWVRLYTKADKAFVPLEFFTSHQWRFISDNPIHLSKEMTTEDQEIFYFDVRKINWQNYFENYILGVRKLIFKDDPVTLPLARSNLKRLYVVRHILSLIISMFLIFIFKNIFLSFILIGPQTFSLFTELLSL from the exons ATGGGTAAGGTTCTGGTGGAGAAGATTTTGCGATCTTGTCCTGGCGTGGAGCGTCTCTACCTGTTGATGAGACCGTCAAAGGGTCAAAGTGTCGATTGCCGCCTTCAAGAATTCATCCAAAATCAG atatTCACTAAGGTTAAAGAACAGCAGCCAAACGTAATGGAGAAAATCACGGCCGTGACAGGTGACGTCACACTGCCTCAACTTGGTTTGTCGCCATCCGATTTGCAGCTGTTGACGGAAAATGTTTCTGTCGTCTTCCATTCTGCCGCCACAGTCAGATTTGACGAGGAACTCAAAACGGCTCTGGTTATGAACGTGAAAGGGCCGATGGAGTTGCTCGAAATTTGTCGCAAAATGAAACACCTTGAG GCATTGGTGCACCTGTCGACTGCCTTCAACAATCTTGACCGGGAAGAAATTAAGGAAGAGGTCTACTACAATCCGAAAGTGAATCCAgtgaaattaattgaatttctcGATGGTCTCGATGACGAAACACTTAAAATCATAACACCTGA ACTAGTGGGTGGGTGTCCCAACACGTATGTTTATACCAAAGGCTTGGCCGAGCAACTGCTGGAGACTAAATGTGGAAGCGTTCCGTTGGCGATCGTCCGGCCATCCATCGTGACTGCGGCTGAAAGTGAACCTTTTCCCGGTTGGGTCGACAACATGAACGGAACAacag GGACGATTGTTGCTGTCGGCAAAGGGATCTGTCATGTcatgaaaataaacaagaaacaagTCAGTGATATTATTCCAGTGGATTATCCGATTAACTTGATGATTGCTGTGGCTTGGTACTTAGCATCTCATAG ACCAACTGGCGTCCCCGTTTACACCTGCACCACTGGCCATCAAAACCCACTCACGTGGGGTATGCTAAAACATTGGGTCATGCAATCTTGGTTGAAATTTCCTACTAAAGAAATGATGTGGTATCCTAGCGTTCATCTAACAATTAACGATCTTTCGCTGAAAATCCGCCAGACTTTGTTTCACTATCTGCCAGCCTACTTGTTGGACTTGTTTATGCTAGCGACTGGAAAGCGCCCAAAATGG GTCCGGCTCTACACAAAAGCAGATAAAGCTTTTGTTCCTTTGGAATTTTTCACATCTCATCAGTGGCGATTTATTAGTGACAATCCAATTCACTTATCGAAGGAGATGACCACCGAAGACCAggaaatcttttattttgatgttCGTAAAATCAATTGGCAAAATTACTTCGAAAATTACATATTAGGTGTtaggaaattaatttttaaagatgatcCTGTCACTCTCCCATTGGCCAGAAGCAATCTCAAAAG